From one Brevibacterium sp. 'Marine' genomic stretch:
- a CDS encoding MerR family transcriptional regulator: MITLRTSDVASISGYSVQQVRQLESRGVIPAAAREVNGYRRYSDVHVSALSAYRDLAFAVGPVAARSVMTELPRLDPGEAIALLTGKVTEVDEHRRQVVAARSMLFSIRSEAETAGEPGGETTHESMTITELAEAVGVRASTLRYWESEGLVTPHRVGSGARTARLYRFAAIRDARSTAALRSGGYGIHEIREALAMMRELGDTSSMLAALDDRLDDLALRGAAVLRAGGVLAGTIGGEHP; encoded by the coding sequence GTGATCACTCTGCGCACTTCGGACGTGGCTTCGATCAGCGGGTACTCGGTACAGCAGGTCCGTCAGCTCGAATCCCGCGGTGTCATTCCCGCGGCCGCACGGGAGGTCAACGGCTACCGGCGGTACTCAGACGTGCATGTCAGTGCATTGTCCGCATACCGTGATCTTGCTTTCGCCGTCGGCCCTGTTGCTGCCCGATCGGTGATGACCGAACTTCCGCGGCTCGATCCCGGTGAGGCGATCGCCCTTCTCACCGGCAAAGTGACTGAAGTGGACGAGCATCGTCGGCAGGTCGTTGCAGCACGCTCGATGCTGTTCTCGATCCGGTCCGAAGCTGAAACTGCCGGCGAGCCTGGGGGCGAGACGACCCACGAATCGATGACGATCACCGAACTTGCTGAGGCGGTGGGCGTGCGTGCATCCACGTTGCGATATTGGGAATCGGAGGGACTGGTTACCCCGCACCGGGTGGGATCCGGGGCTCGAACTGCGCGTCTCTACCGATTCGCAGCGATCAGAGATGCGAGGAGCACTGCCGCGCTGCGGTCCGGAGGGTACGGCATTCACGAAATCCGCGAAGCCTTGGCAATGATGCGAGAGCTCGGTGACACGAGCTCGATGCTCGCCGCACTCGACGACAGACTGGACGATCTGGCGCTGCGTGGGGCGGCAGTCTTGCGGGCTGGGGGTGTTCTCGCCGGGACGATCGGCGGAGAACACCCCTGA
- a CDS encoding Ig-like domain-containing protein, which yields MTTLRLASLRTALLLTVLTVASLIGLGPAMAAGPPVSLGEVPVLTAPNAYGPGIWHDAKQGKTWYGSYRTFPDTSAYCIDAGKKSPLPKYFKGAKADTVTSARTAWALHEYADSQSKDVQAALSAMARLDKALPHDHKVPPAKPADLGKKFTGAAKKHSTILAEAKKFAGPYTLDISLKPVMRMPVLEPYAAPESAPSPDSWASDSPASSKDSAKDGPGKGAVLGTPTDEATLTVSLLSASGAQVPDVPVTLTTAGAEKAPKTMTTGKEPVTTTLQASAPGTLSVTAKAKVAPQTVRVFEPTSGTRVQRVITPDTPDSVTDKASLELSSQPKVTTEISDQTPTPGEPVTDDFTVSGLIGDHTVTVVHTLWQTATAPTHGTKNDDAREIGSVTSKNVGNGTHTSGEVTVPTDFHGWLYFTETIAGDKATKEWKGVHGQPRETGFVPWTPTADTEAVLEGTSTHDEVAVTGLRPGSEAVLTITAYHVETEPEQSKKTDGTELSVQDFTVIADEKGHVEIDTEPIDMPIGWVTYVTAIEGSDVNRAWTSDWGVPAETVHRPPEEKPSTPPAPEEPSTPPEEPSTPPAPPEQPEQPSTPPSPPEQPEAPQAPEKPESPPVEPVAETPTAPAAPAPSGELPRTGTTGTGMLIGLGIVFVGLGSTILLICGSRREKD from the coding sequence ATGACTACTCTCAGACTTGCGTCGCTGCGCACCGCATTGCTCCTCACCGTCCTCACAGTCGCGTCCCTCATCGGGCTGGGACCGGCCATGGCCGCGGGACCACCGGTCAGCCTCGGCGAGGTTCCTGTGCTCACCGCTCCCAACGCCTACGGACCCGGTATCTGGCACGATGCCAAACAGGGCAAGACCTGGTACGGCTCCTACCGGACCTTCCCGGACACCTCCGCCTACTGCATCGATGCGGGAAAGAAATCCCCGCTGCCGAAGTACTTCAAGGGCGCGAAGGCCGACACGGTCACCTCGGCTCGCACCGCGTGGGCACTGCACGAATACGCCGACTCGCAGTCGAAGGATGTGCAGGCGGCGCTGAGCGCGATGGCCCGCCTCGACAAGGCGCTCCCCCATGATCACAAGGTGCCGCCGGCGAAGCCCGCCGACTTGGGCAAGAAGTTCACCGGTGCCGCGAAGAAGCACTCGACGATCCTCGCCGAGGCGAAGAAGTTCGCCGGCCCCTACACCCTCGACATCAGCCTCAAGCCGGTCATGCGCATGCCCGTGCTCGAGCCCTATGCCGCCCCGGAGTCCGCCCCTTCTCCTGACTCCTGGGCGTCCGATTCGCCTGCCAGCAGCAAGGACAGCGCCAAGGATGGCCCCGGCAAAGGCGCGGTCCTCGGCACCCCCACCGATGAGGCGACGCTGACGGTCTCCCTGCTCAGCGCTTCCGGGGCACAAGTCCCCGACGTCCCCGTCACGCTCACGACCGCCGGCGCCGAGAAGGCCCCGAAAACCATGACCACGGGGAAGGAGCCTGTGACTACGACACTGCAGGCGAGCGCACCGGGCACTCTGTCCGTGACCGCGAAGGCGAAGGTCGCCCCGCAGACTGTGCGCGTGTTCGAACCGACGTCCGGCACGCGAGTGCAGCGAGTCATCACCCCGGACACGCCCGATTCCGTCACGGACAAGGCGTCATTGGAGCTGAGTTCCCAGCCGAAGGTGACCACTGAGATCTCCGATCAGACACCGACACCGGGAGAGCCAGTCACCGACGACTTCACCGTCTCCGGCCTCATCGGCGACCACACCGTCACGGTCGTTCACACTCTGTGGCAGACCGCGACGGCACCGACGCACGGCACGAAGAACGATGACGCTCGCGAAATCGGGTCCGTGACGTCGAAGAATGTCGGCAACGGCACCCATACCTCCGGCGAGGTCACCGTACCGACTGACTTCCACGGCTGGCTGTACTTCACCGAGACGATCGCCGGGGACAAGGCGACGAAGGAGTGGAAGGGTGTCCACGGCCAACCCCGTGAGACAGGGTTCGTCCCGTGGACCCCGACAGCCGACACCGAGGCGGTGCTCGAGGGCACATCGACTCACGACGAGGTGGCCGTGACGGGTCTGCGGCCGGGTTCCGAAGCCGTCCTCACCATCACCGCCTACCATGTGGAGACCGAACCCGAGCAGTCGAAGAAGACCGACGGCACGGAGCTGTCCGTGCAGGACTTCACCGTCATCGCCGACGAGAAGGGCCACGTCGAGATCGACACGGAGCCGATCGATATGCCGATCGGTTGGGTCACCTATGTGACCGCGATCGAGGGCAGCGACGTCAATAGGGCGTGGACAAGCGATTGGGGTGTTCCCGCCGAGACCGTGCACCGTCCGCCCGAGGAGAAGCCGTCGACTCCCCCGGCACCGGAAGAGCCGAGCACTCCGCCGGAGGAGCCAAGCACCCCTCCGGCTCCCCCGGAACAGCCGGAGCAGCCGAGCACTCCCCCGTCTCCTCCCGAACAACCCGAGGCTCCTCAGGCCCCGGAAAAGCCCGAGTCTCCACCGGTCGAACCGGTCGCGGAAACTCCCACGGCGCCCGCGGCCCCGGCACCATCCGGTGAGCTGCCCCGCACGGGCACGACTGGCACCGGCATGCTCATCGGCCTGGGCATCGTCTTCGTCGGACTCGGCTCAACGATCCTGCTGATCTGCGGCAGCCGCCGCGAGAAGGACTGA
- a CDS encoding DUF6194 family protein → MSMHEIIDRVHSLDGLLHIAPEAGGPYPELTWGDHFFYFAPDGEVPANTQPFATITTKDYPDDTASELSAPDRWRLNLHIGRARYSALFGEPDPDVDANADILGQQSVTDAVHPHPLYRRQGWVAVVNPGSRTGKQVDELLIAAHDDARHRWKRAHRQG, encoded by the coding sequence ATGAGTATGCACGAGATCATCGACCGAGTCCACAGTCTCGACGGACTGCTCCACATCGCTCCTGAGGCCGGCGGCCCGTACCCAGAGTTGACCTGGGGAGACCACTTCTTCTATTTCGCTCCCGACGGAGAAGTGCCTGCGAACACTCAGCCTTTCGCCACCATCACCACCAAGGACTACCCCGATGACACAGCCTCCGAGCTCTCGGCTCCCGATCGGTGGAGGCTCAATCTCCACATCGGGCGTGCCCGGTACTCCGCACTCTTCGGCGAACCTGACCCCGATGTCGACGCGAACGCGGACATCCTGGGTCAGCAGTCCGTCACAGACGCAGTCCACCCCCACCCGCTGTATCGCAGGCAGGGGTGGGTAGCCGTCGTGAATCCGGGATCACGCACAGGGAAGCAGGTCGACGAACTCCTCATCGCCGCCCACGACGATGCTCGGCATCGCTGGAAGCGAGCTCATCGCCAGGGGTAG
- a CDS encoding HpcH/HpaI aldolase/citrate lyase family protein — MPFRVELPQTFTDRVAGLGGGQYLAGMWVCSGSPVAAEIAAASGMQWVLIDAEHSPIGLETTTSLLRAMNGYPATPVVRVPVNDTVLIKQYLDLGAQNLLVPMVDTKSDAEAAVAAVHYPPKGVRGVGSALARASRWNAVDGYLGRAEEFVSLTVQIESATAVDNAAEIAAVDGIDQIFVGPSDLAASMGLLGQQTHPDVTDAVARTFEAVKAAGKPVGVNAFDPEQARKYLEAGASFVLVGADVGLMMNGARAWADTWVQD, encoded by the coding sequence ATGCCGTTTCGAGTAGAGCTTCCGCAGACCTTCACCGACCGTGTGGCCGGACTCGGCGGCGGTCAGTACCTGGCCGGAATGTGGGTGTGCTCGGGTTCGCCCGTGGCCGCCGAGATCGCCGCGGCCTCGGGAATGCAGTGGGTGCTCATCGACGCCGAGCATTCCCCGATCGGACTCGAGACCACGACGAGTCTGCTGCGCGCGATGAACGGCTACCCGGCCACCCCCGTCGTCCGGGTGCCGGTCAACGACACGGTGCTCATCAAGCAGTACCTCGACCTCGGAGCGCAGAACCTGCTCGTGCCGATGGTCGATACGAAATCCGACGCCGAGGCGGCCGTGGCGGCCGTCCATTATCCGCCGAAGGGTGTGCGCGGGGTCGGTTCGGCCCTGGCCAGGGCCTCCCGGTGGAACGCCGTGGACGGGTACCTGGGGCGCGCCGAGGAATTCGTGTCCCTGACGGTACAGATCGAATCGGCGACTGCGGTCGACAATGCCGCCGAGATCGCCGCGGTCGACGGAATCGACCAGATCTTCGTCGGTCCCTCGGACCTGGCCGCGTCGATGGGGCTGCTCGGCCAGCAGACCCACCCGGACGTCACCGACGCGGTGGCCAGGACCTTCGAGGCAGTGAAGGCTGCCGGCAAACCTGTCGGCGTCAACGCCTTCGATCCCGAGCAGGCACGGAAGTACCTGGAAGCCGGAGCGTCCTTCGTTCTCGTCGGTGCCGATGTCGGCCTGATGATGAACGGCGCCCGAGCCTGGGCCGACACTTGGGTGCAGGACTGA